The Juglans microcarpa x Juglans regia isolate MS1-56 chromosome 2S, Jm3101_v1.0, whole genome shotgun sequence genome has a window encoding:
- the LOC121252568 gene encoding signal peptide peptidase-like 1, whose translation MEPLWKLLYLLEPAPITLIVTAVAVTFGSAFRALNYGKEMERNHDLSEASITLDRSQALMIPILSSCSLLLMFYLFSSVSQLLTAFTAIASVSSLFFCLFPYAAYVKSQFGLADPFVSRCCSKSFTRIQALLLLACSGIVAAWLVSGHWILNNLLGISICIAFVSHVRLPNIKICAMLLACLFVYDIFWVFFSERFFGANVMVSVATQQASNPVHTVANSLSLPGLQLITKKLELPVKIVFPRNLLGGVVPGGNAADFMMLGLGDMAIPSMLLALVLCFDHRKSRDSVNLLDIYSSKGTKYIWYALAGYAIGLVTALAAGVLTRSPQPALLYLVPSTLGPIIVISWIRKELMELWEGNMPNLNDKSHQTEV comes from the exons ATGGAGCCACTGTGGAAGCTCTTATATTTGCTGGAGCCAGCTCCCATTACACTCATCGTTACTGCAGTAGCCGTGACATTTGGATCTGCATTTAGAGCTCTAAATTACGGGAAGGAAATGGAGCGAAACCATGACTTATCTGAAGCATCCATTACATTAGACAGGTCGCAAGCGCTAATGATCCCAATACTGAGCTCTTGCAGTCTGCTTTTGATGTTCTACCTTTTCTCTTCTGTCTCACAACTCCTTACTGCATTTACAGCCATTGCCTCTGTTTCATCCCTTTTCTTCTGCCTATTTCCTTATGCTGCGTATGTGAAGTCACAGTTTGGTTTAGCCGATCCATTCGTGTCTCGGTGTTGCTCAAAGTCTTTTACACGAATCCAAGCGTTATTACTGCTGGCATGCTCTGGTATTGTTGCAGCTTGGCTTGTCTCTGGCCATtggattttaaataatttgttggGCATCTCCATATGTATTGCATTTGTGAGCCACGTGCGTCTGCCAAACATCAAAATATGTGCAATGCTGCTTGCTTGTTTATTTGTATATGACATATTCTGGGTTTTCTTCTCCGAGAGGTTTTTTGGTGCGAATGTTATGGTATCAGTGGCAACACAACAAGCATCAAATCCTGTCCATACAGTTGCTAATAGTTTGAGCCTTCCTGGGTTGCAATTGATAACAAAGAAGCTGGAGTTACCCGTGAAGATTGTTTTCCCTAGGAATTTGTTGGGTGGAGTGGTTCCCGGAGGAAATGCTGCGGACTTCATGATGCTTGGGCTAGGCGACATG GCTATTCCTTCAATGCTTTTGGCTTTAGTTCTCTGCTTCGATCATCGAAAGAGCAGGGACTCAGTAAATCTCTTAGACATATATTCTTCGAAGGGGACCAAATACATATGGTATGCCCTTGCTGGGTATGCGATTGGACTCGTAACTGCTTTAGCTGCTGGTGTTTTGACTCGCTCACCTCAACCTGCTCTTCTTTATCTg GTGCCTTCCACGCTGGGACCTATTATTGTGATCTCTTGGATAAGGAAGGAGCTAATGGAGTTATGGGAAGGAAACATGCCGAACCTAAACGATAAATCTCACCAAACAGAAGTTTGA